The following coding sequences lie in one Ostrinia nubilalis chromosome 2, ilOstNubi1.1, whole genome shotgun sequence genomic window:
- the LOC135084727 gene encoding uncharacterized protein LOC135084727, protein MELNELIAARGYVKGTITRLTSLVSTPQSVKNLSKENLMAKRKKLIDSFSQYEKLNIKILTIQPEDKENVELFEENYYNIISVIDQELNSRDNRNHSAPMSKLHLPPIDVPIFSDAYTSRAFHMERDATKEPTINTFLEYLDKRALALENADPGFHGQQRQPQKEQGNAVGRMVAYTAAQEPTCLYCAAAYSAAGDA, encoded by the exons ATGGAGCTGAACGAGCTAATAGCCGCGCGAGGCTACGTAAAAGGTACGATTACACGATTAACTTCACTTGTTTCGACACCGCAGTCAGTTAAAAACTTGTCTAAAGAAAACTTAATGGCTAAGAGGAAAAAATTGATCGACTCCTTTAGTCAATACGAAAAGctaaatataaagattttaactATCCAACCAGAGGACAAGGAAAATGTCGAACTTTTTGAGGAAAACTATTACAACATCATTTCAGTAATTGACCAAGAACTTAACAGCCGTGATAATAGGAATCACTCAGCTCCAATGTCCAAATTGCATTTACCACCAATTGATGTACCAATATTTAGTG ATGCATACACGTCACGCGCATTTCATATGGAAAGAGATGCCACGAAGGAGCCAACTATCAACACCTTCCTTGAATACTTGGATAAGAGAGCGCTGGCGCTTGAGAATGCTGATCCAGGCTTCCACGGGCAGCAACGCCAGCCGCAAAAGGAGCAAGGCAATGCCGTTGGTAGGATGGTAGCCTACACAGCTGCGCAGGAGCCTACATGCTTATACT GTGCTGCTGCCTACAGTGCTGCCGGTGATGCCTGA